In Nitrospira sp., the genomic window GGCACCGTCACGAGCAGTTGTTCCTCGCGAACCTGTCCGGGAACGGGATGGGTGCCTTTGCAGCCGCCTCCGCCCACGTATTCATCCATGTCCGGAGTTCTCCGCTCACCGATCAAACCGAACATCGCCCCGATCACCGTGATGCTCTTGAGATCGAAATGTTCATAGGTGCCTTTGAGCACCGGGGCCGGACACACCGCCGAGCCATCGCGAAGGTTGTCTACTTTCGTCGGAATATTCGGCAGCGCCCTGGGCTGCGCCCCTTCCTCCAGCGGCCAGGTAAATTCGAATTCCACCTGCTCGGTGACATCGGCCACAGCCGAACCGCCGATAAACTGTTTGTCGCGCTGAAACAGGCCTACGACCTTATATTTCACGCCTGAGACCTTCTGACGTGTCCCGCCCTTCACGTGAAGGATCCCGGTCGTATCTGCGCCTCCCTTCAAGTCTGTCCATGCGCTCGCTTCCACCCAGCCAGACAGCAGCATTCCTGCTGCGATCAATGGAATCATTCGACTTGCCATCGGCATCGACCTTTCCTTGACGAAATACGGCACAGGCTTACTCCGTCAATTCGGTATTCACGCGGCGCTCCACGGGGAAGTTGCGCTCCCGCCAGGCGTCCAACCCGCCTTCCAGCGGACGCACCCGGTGAATCCCTTTCTTCTTGAGCAAGAAGGCCGTTCTAGCGCTGGACACTTCATTCGGGCAGGTGCAATAGAGCACGATGTCACGGTCGCGAGGGATTTCGTGATGCCGGTGTTCGATTTCTTCCAAGGTGAAGTTGATGGCTCCGGGAATGCTTTCGGGATCCAGATCCAGGGCCAGCGGATGCCGGACATCGACCACACTGATGGCATCTCCTGCGTCCATACGTTGCTTGAGCTCATCGACGGAAATTTTGGCCATGCGGAGATGTCGCAAGAATTTCTGCCGATGATAGAACTTGTAGCCGATGAATCCGGCCAATCCCAGGAGCATGATCAGGAGCATCAACCCGCCGGCTTGGTCGAACAGCCCCATGAGCTGCTCCAGCTGATTGGTGAACAACGCTCCGACTCCGGCGCTGGCCGCCGCCCAAATCAACGTGCCGCCGATATCGTACAGGACAAACGTCGCGGGCGACATGCCGACAATACCAGCCAGTGGAGGTGCCACCGTGCTGAAACCGGGAACGAATTTCGCCAGCAGTAAGCCGCGAGGGCCGTTGCGATGAAACAGATTTTCCGTGTCCCGCACACAGGAATCCGGCTCCAGCGACAGGCGGCAGAGAAACCCCAACACCCTGCCGCCTCTCTGACGACCCAGGTAATACCAGGCGAGATCCGGCGGCAGAGCAGCGGCAACGGGCAGCAGCAAGGC contains:
- a CDS encoding VTT domain-containing protein, with the translated sequence MNTFDFLAEHGASVLFWVVFVEQIGFPLPALPLLVAAGALVGAGKMSLAAALLLPVAAALPPDLAWYYLGRQRGGRVLGFLCRLSLEPDSCVRDTENLFHRNGPRGLLLAKFVPGFSTVAPPLAGIVGMSPATFVLYDIGGTLIWAAASAGVGALFTNQLEQLMGLFDQAGGLMLLIMLLGLAGFIGYKFYHRQKFLRHLRMAKISVDELKQRMDAGDAISVVDVRHPLALDLDPESIPGAINFTLEEIEHRHHEIPRDRDIVLYCTCPNEVSSARTAFLLKKKGIHRVRPLEGGLDAWRERNFPVERRVNTELTE